The genomic window CATTAGAGGAAGTGAAAATGCAGCTCTGTAAGGAAACAGGGTATGATGAGGGTAATTTATCCTTCCTCATTTCAcagatactctctctctcacacacacacaaacatacatattcacctctcactctcttgtgtAACAGGACTTACAATTACACAGTATTTAAAATCCATATTGTTGTTCTGGTTCCAGTCTGAAGTGTCAAGCCCAATCACACAAGGGACAAGCTGGTGACCGAGCTGTCATTTCTCCATCCAGGACACCCACACCTTTCCCACTTAAGCagagcaatacacacacacacacacacacacctttcccaCTTAAGCagagcaatacacacacacacacgcctttccCACTTCAGTAGAGCAATGCACTCTCCCAGCTGTAGCTTTCCAACAAGGTCTTAGATCTGTCCAATTCTCATCATCTCCTTCCCACTGCTGATACCAATGTGTCAGAACCAGAACCAACCGGCTCCATCACCAGCTCACCTCTCTCATTATAACACAAATCTAATGGATGCCTACGACTAGAACAATAAAGGGAAGTACACTGTTTGTGcttttacgttttttttttctttctcttaatTGTTGGTTTTTGCATAATATTTTACTTATCATTTTGTTTTCAATGTGCATTAATTTATCCCTAGTATACAGTGGGTGTAGCAATGGAAATAGTAACGGTGGTTGTTAAAGCGATACTCCACttttcatccagccgttctctgagtctgacagaagcacttttagctccagctcattgaatcagattagaccgttagcttatagaagagatgctaacggtctaatctgattcaatgagctggagctaaaagtgctactgtcagactcagagaacggctggatgaactatggaaaggtaaaactcaattgtttaactcgaggGGAGGTAGAAAattagtgttagtgttagtatttccccaaatggtggaatgtCCCTTTAATGGTTCTTTGTGCTGTGTTTCATACTGCAGCCTCTCTGCTGCACAGAGGCTGAGGGCATCAGTTCACACATACTGACtgtgtggaggaggggagggactAACAGCTGATACCATCTCCATACGGTGCTAAAAATGACAGAAAAATGTCACGCTCATTTCATGTTTCATTTCTGTTAATATTTCATTTCTGTTCATGTTCTCATTGGCCCATATTGCATGATCTGGCAAGTCCTAGTCGTCATCTCCTCTTGAGTGGGGGAGGAGCCCAACAGATGATAGCTCCTTCTCCTCACACTGGCCGTCTATCTGAGGCCTCTCAGAAGCTTACGCTGGCCATTCGTCTGAGGCCTCACCATCCTGGGCTGAACTTACCTCTTGTGGATGCAGGGCAAGGTGCCACTAATGCGAAAGATGCGAAAGATCCGATCTGAGACACTGCTCTGTTCCTGTGATGCTTAAAGTAGGTTAAACCAATTTGATGCTGTTGCAAGCAAGTATCAAAGCAACTGACTGTTTTTTGACTTACGGTTTGTGTTAGCTCATAATGTCTACTGCTGCAGCATTATACTATACTTTCAGAAAGTATACCACTGCCAGTTTTTAGCTGAAtcgttttaattattttttctcCTTCGTCACGTGACTGCAAGGTGAATTCACACATTGAATCTCAGGTAAACTGAGAAGCtcagccagagactttctaatgaggagacacagcactgaaaaaatcctccatagaaatgcatggggttagtttgtaatggcagttgtctacacatatcacaccgcttctgcggcaaaacgtcgacatgtgaatacattgagccaatcatgtgctgtgttgtgaatacattaagccaatcatatgttgtgttgtgaagacatcttcccaaATCATacgttgtgatctcgccgctggagcaagaatGGTGTCAtaaagccttgcgcacacgcatttctgccgaaacgGATGttcgatgagtgcccaaaaagtgttgcaatatggctgccgagtggagggacttgcctaaaaggactttggctcaGCCAAACAGTGTATGAGAATAATGTCCCCTCCTAGTGGTGATTGCCAGGACCAGTGAAAGGGCCTAATTTAACAAAGTTGCACGCTTATCTGTCCAGCCAATACCAATATCATGCCTCCTACCAATGGTTTAAAAATATTTCATCATCTAAATGCCTTTGCTTTCTGGTTTTAATTCAGTATTTGATCTCTGATACCGTTCCTTGTCAAATAAAGTAGGAATGTTTATTTTACTCAATGTTTACAAATTTGGTCAAATCTGTATTAATAAACACTTCACCTTTGCATTCAGTTCTCTGTTAAGTTCATAATCATGTCTTTTAATCACCATATTTTGCCACATCTGTTGTATGGAGGAATAATATTCCTGAAAAacaggaaacaaataaacagttgATGGGGTGACAGGGCACAAACTCAGAGAGAACATAACAGGTGAaaactatatacagtatatatatttagACAAAAAATAGACCTTCATATATAAGCAAGAAGTGCATGGACAGAACAACTTCATAACAATGGTAGAAACTGGTTCTTGAGCCCAGTGACACAGGACATGCATTTGCATATGGGAAGCACTGATGGGAACTGATGCTCATTGTATTTATGTTCTGGGGTGTTTGTTGACTGTACAGTAGATCACAGGGTCCTCTTCAGCTCtacagacaaacataaacatatcatCTTCAAAATGACCAACTGCACATCATTATCAGAGTaaccaaacacacatcacacacacagcatctatGTATATGAtacagagccatataaaggtagagttgcgacaatgggtgttcaaaattcgttaaggtcacgtggttcatgtaaacttcaaatagttcccggaagtgattgacaatggattagaatgcattaaataggctactgttcaatgatagacagagccacaatgttgggtaattgacagtcaataaatgcattgatatacaatatttataactcagtgtaattattgtgtaaactatgtagttatcctaccattacaacaatattaaattaaattccagaccttaTATCTTAGCCTGCTATATAAGGTGACCTTTTGCccttttacgtatgtgtcacttaatattaatttctgtacaaaatcgagacgggagattctttagaaaacgcaattgcaaccaccccataagtgtatctaaattatcactatataaaataaattacctcgtacagtgactcgaaaagctgtaaacagtgtttttgagactgcgtgtagcctacaaaagcgcatggagctCTTGTGAAATTTTGCTTTTGCAACGAGAAACTAACACACCTAGTCTTACATTAGCAGCtaacttgtttgagttttctACCCCACGTTTCCTCTGGtagtcactgatctgagctaatgagcgaattacctgtagccaagcctagcctatcgtcgcgggagaataaaaaaagtttaaaagttttttttaacatctccagtgttaaccgtagcattacatatttagtaaccccatggtaatgagagtgatcataataaaatataaaacgtgACATGTAAAACGTGTCCAGGCTATAAactcataaacatgaacagcattttgtcatcgtttgtcattcaccgtgctgtgaacagcattaagatgctaggctaaagagcttgagattcagacaGGAGAGCACCTGGAAATGGttgtcagaaaatagcaatttgatcagaTGCATCATCAGTAGGGATGGGAAGTCTGACACCGAGGCACCGAAGCTCGTATCACTTCCGCGAAGCAATCTGCTTCGGCACAATGTATCGGAGCGCGTATCAAAGTTGTAAGGTCACGTGACTGATGACGTACGAAGCTTCGGACGTCACTGAAAAATTTAAATGGGACATTTGACACAGGGGCACCGGTGCTTGTATCAAATCTCTAAAGCGTTACGGGTTCGATAAACCTTTAAAGTCCCCAACACATATTGTAGCCCTACACAAGCACTTCACAATCCCCACTGTACACAATGCCCATGTTTTCACAACCCCCACTGTTCACAATGCCctttatatgttttttgttatcTGACACTGCTGTGGTCATCTGCAGCAATTAGTGTACGTTATTTTGCAAAACATCAAATGAAGTCTTAAACACAACCACTATAGAGAAGCGTGCAATATCAAATAATGCTAACGCATGGCAATTATGAACATGGCGTGATTTAAACCCCGGGCGCGCGTGCGGTATACGAACACGCTACCACCCTCCCAAGGCCATTTTAAGATTTTCACGGAAACATAGCATTATTTAAAACCAAGcacattacattttcaattcGAGTCATTAGAAGCATATAAAAACTATAATGTTTATTCcaattactgtaggcctaatagttttTACACAAAAGGGAACAGAACACGTTGTCAGAGAAGGGCCATTTGGTCGGCATGTGGCTTTGTCTGTGATTGTTTAATCGCTAATGAGAGCCGCCGTTATGTCTGCTAACCACCAGATGTCACTGTTTTGTATTCGATGCTTTGACACTTCGAAACACTTACGATACAATCAGGAAGAACCTTCCAAAGCCTCGTGGGGCTTCATTCGCCCAACCCTAATaatcagcgcaagcttggtttgaagCTTTCTGAGGATGGGAATTTTACACGATCCTTGTCATCCttcatcactgggctagtgtgccctgctgtgttaataaatatgaccgtgctgatgctaacagctgcagctccttcaaatctaggttctctcatgcataggctagcttttgccaatcaaaatgaatgcaaaataaaaaaaacagtcctgctcctaactgaagaaacgtttgCGGTTTGTTGTTTGAAgaaatgttaacaacaaactccactgtacaagtaggcctacaaagttaACTGAAAATATGCTTTGCCATAACTAACCAGctagctttgtgataacaaagtcttaccttttatgtgtttagtccactgaaagttatccacatatcaaacgattaaatccacagttatggaggaattgttttgagGAAGCAATTgcactatatcccacttttgctgcgctttttaaaatgaaaccacttaaatccatagcctagatgagcattgcgcataacgttacaactatgttgacacgataaagctaaatgcccaagaaacgtcACATCAGAAAGGTTGTACAAACGCAAAATtacacttaatgacagcttgttcgTAGTGTAGCCTAGTGCTGCCgaattgaaatgggataggcaagGTTTATCTTATATTAGACTATTATGTGTGGCACCTTAATTGggcttttagcctcttttaatttatttgatgaggaactgataaaaactgagcagcagaaagctgtcatagtcgatacataaatagtttattattataattaggtcattaatactattacttaactactattactgttattactattattattattcggatgtgccaataatgtaaatctgagtctgaaaagttggctacaaacagtctacACTGCTGTAACCGCAGTtgctgctattattaattgttaacttccgggaactCTTTGAGGCTTCCATGAGCcgccattgttggaaaaaaaatgatgttttataaacaaagttcgggtggagccttcgggatgattgacagcaataggtaggcctatttaagccgacctccttttccatacgtcacacgctccgacgttcgcgaaatcatcccccctcctccccctactcctccatttcaccaattgccctgttactcatcctccttacacaggggggtgcaagcggtcatcgctctatcgcgatatccgctccaggcactccaggaccacggacagctaccttgccaaacacgcacttctcccatacattctagtctagctgaagcaatcatatagaagggcgaactagtgaatggaacattagcgtcaatggagttgtcgcaaccctacctttatatggctctgataTGATAGCCTACAttactagcctggcgggccatcctatatcactgaaatgtatagtctggaatcgacccattcacctcgcttaattcaaggggcgggcagagaattgtctttcaaactgcctaggcatgcaataggccagcgctacgaccaatcaGAACAAACGGAGCCAGTCGATATATCAAACTTTtaccgtatccggtcggcaaagcggcaaatacatccttcttcgaaaggaatgacttaagtgcattgtgttgctcaactttcaaagaaaagcacaagtccaactcctccaaagttgacgccaacgccgattcaaacaaccgttcttcgttcgccatagccaccttccttgttgttcaccgccgcaggactgtcgtcatcctgttaagcccgccttaagactctctaacaaaatagagcgctgtgattggatgacgtccacggcgtcagccaatagaaatccctatggtttgctactagacgtacaAACTGAGCAAATCAATTTGCcgccactagggtgcgtctagatttctaggctactacattAATGTACCTCACAGACAAAGCACTCTGAAGTTTGAGTCTAGCAGTGTTGGTTGTTGTGGGAACAGCTGCATTTTggttgtgtatgtttgcatttAAAAAGGTGAGTAAAAGTGTAAAAATATTACCTACGTTTCTCTCCTAACAAAACACTACAGATATGCCACATTATGTTTGTGCATTAAGTTAGTATGATGAAGGCAAAACTACTCACTGGAAAGTGTCCTTTGGTCTGGAGAAATTCACTGAAGCGTACTGAACGTCCTCCTGTGTTGTTTGGGTGCGAGGACGGTGAACATCGGCGTATGGGCCCACCTCTGCTTTGTCCGAGCCCTTGAACTTAATGCTGGCATACTGGACGTCATTGTCTGCTTTTGTGTTCCGGCTGCATGAGGGGTCGGAGATCAATACGTTGTTGTACACCACACTTGAGTCTGCCTGCTGGAGGAAAAGAGGAAGTTGTCCAAACAACAACTAAAAAAGAACAACTAATTGTAGGCTATCTAGCTCCAGAGTTGTAGGCTATCTAGCTCCTAGAGTTTAGCTTGGCCTTTGGACATTTTCTCACTGAGATTACACAAGTTGAACTGCTCTGATGAAACCAGGCTACCTGGaatctatatttcttttcacagCACAACAATGCTGAATATGTCAGCATATTAGTAAGCTTCTGGCAGTGGCAATAAGGCATGCCTTTTAGGTAACTAGCTCGCTAGTGTTAGACCAAACATTTATAGTGCTGCAttgagataataataataaggatAATTGTACCTGAATCTATCACGTGTCAGTGATGTTTATGCTGTCATTGATTAGTTTGTTTGACGGTCTCTCTTTAGCACGGCTCACCTGTTGCGAAATCGTTGTGCTTGCTGTTATGGGAGGAGCGCTGGATTTTTGCTTGCTGTTGTGGAGGACAAGGGTTTAGGGCCAATTTTCATGAAAAATCAACAAAATTAACGTATCATACCTTATCAGTGtttttaaaacattattatATTGTTACCATAATGACTGTTGTTCacatataaaatgaatgtgaagggaaattatttctcaCCTCAGCCATAGAAGGCCCAGAAGCAGTAAAAGAGCTACTACAATAAGGATTCCAATAGCTGCATACTTAGCCAAGCCTTGCCCTGTAAACAGAATATTTAAGTACACTTAAACACAAtgtttaaaggtaaactatgcagtattggcattttccttactgttttctcagtttttgcttctttttcactgtcatgacgaatgtctgagaaactccatcgctacctttttctagccagtgcctggtgtgtatgtgtatttgaatgcagtaaagcaattcgttacactcgccagcccacagttgcaagggtggtatTTCCGCTCACTAGGgtgaagcgagacggccaccattcaacccgaaaaaagtcatataaccattccaatgactctgaagctgttaaattaaggtaaattaagctaaaaaaaacgtgcatattaagctaaaaaataaTACTGACCAATCATTACCCTTATATTTTAGTCCAAGTAGTGGGCTTGGATCATGAACCTTTGGAATATGAGACAGGAGAGCTAGCGAGCATGCTAGTAGTTCTGTTCTGTACGGTGTTTACTCCAAGCTCCAGCATGTCCCTGTTTGATCAGTGATCAGTTTTTCAATCACTCTCGTCTCCCTTTGCTGATTCAGCACGATTGAGTTTTGGTTGTCTTCAAGGTCATAGAGAACTTAGGGCAACACaatgggtgtgttcgaaacgggagacagctgcctactgcctccctccctacatagagagctgtctcactagacatgactttggattaaatgcatcttttaaaaatgagcgtagcactctagaatcttttgttaacactacggtatgacgttagcaaagtaAGCGTTagcgttaaactaaattagcttacgtaagctagcaagccaacggtataaattagttttacggccggcagatatatgagaccagacgctattaatggttacaacaatggcgtaatcagatagtaaattgtttatttctaatctgtaatctactaatctaagcaaaataaggtcacacaaatgacattttaaacagattcagcagccattaccaatgtcatccgccatgtttgtttacctttcacagctgtttcagacgttgccgcaagggattatgggtaggagggagcatgaagtgtgcatcgatgctgccttcaaaaatgaccgttatttgggaattctaagatatcttaaaaggcagcagaatttgttttttcgttttcgaaccgcacttgctgccttgctccccagttagatatcttaaaaggcagcaactttacccgtttcgaacacacccaatGACAATGTGGTGATCTGCTGTGGGAGAGGGAGTAGGCTAACACATGTGAATGCTATATTATGCTATGCAACATGCAGTTCCTTACCTACTAGCTTTTTTACTTATCCATAGTAGTATGTTTACTTGCTCCAAAAAGgagaaaataataatttatcATGAGAGTGCGAAACTCACTCTGACACACTGTGAGGAAAAATCTGAAatctcagattttctgagtAAAATGAGTATTCTCTGTAAAGAGAATAGGCTTTGTCATCATTACAGAGTTTATGAATAACAGTATGCCAGTGAAAAACAGTCTCGAGAGGTGATGTTACCTGCTATTGGCACTGACACAGCAGCTGAGTGCTGTTCACCAACACTATTCTGTGCAACACAGTAGTAGAGTCCACTGGTCTCATAGCTGATGTTAGCGACAACGTAACTCTGGCCTCCTCCTAGCAGTGAGATTTGAGTTCCCATCTTCCTGTACCAGGTGTAGGTGTGTACCGGTGGATTGGCATCACTCCGGCAGGTCAGATTCACCGACTCACCCAACACTATTTCACCATAGTTATCCACAAGCACAGCGGTGTTCCGTGGTGCATCTGCCAACAACAAGATCCAAAATAATATTCAGACTTTTTTTCATTTATCTATTCAATTAATTTCAAAGGCATTTTTGTCACTTATAATCAGTTTAACCTTTGTTGACATTCTTAAtgacattacatttatttaaacaGTTAACATCCAGTAGCTGCTCTCTCACATACATCTGACATCTAAAGCAGCCTCAGGTGATTGATGTTGTTCATGTCCTCTAACAGCACAGGAGTAGCTGCCTGTATCCTCACTGTTGACTGGGCTTAGGTGGAGGGTGTTGTTGATGGATCTGTGTCTGGTAGGCTGTGTGTTCTTGTACCAGATGAAGGTGGATTTGGCCTTAAGGTTGCAGCTGGGTGTATTACAGGTCAGTGTCACATTGCTTCCCTCGATAACTGTACCAGCAGTCATTGACACCTGCAGATCTGCAAAAATGGCAGGGGTTAtgctttattatttattataagtTATGTTATATTCTAAGTTACTTACCTGTGACTGAGATTGTCACCACATCACCAGAGAAGGCCCCTCCTGTTTTGTTTGTCAAGTATCTGAATCGATATTGTCCTGAATCACTTTCTCTCACGTCTCTAATTCTCAGAGTGCAGTTATGCTCCTCAGTACTGAGATGTTCCACTCTGCTCTCGTAGCCTTCCTCCAGACGCAGGTCTATAGGATCCTGACGCTTCTTATTCACTCTGTACCAGAGTGTTGTGATGACTGTCTGGTCTGTGGGAAATCCGTATGTGCAGGTAATGTCCACCGTTGAGCTCCTCAAGACACAGAAGCTGGTGGACGAGTAGAACACTCCCCAACAGTCCTTACGTGGAGCATCTAAATCAGAAGATAGGATACATTACATCATTCAACTTAACTTTTTactctcatactcacacacaattacatCTTGGGTCCTATGCTCTTCAGCCTGTATATGCTCCCATTGGGTGACGTTATAAGAAAGCATAACATCTCTTTCCACCTCTATGCAGATGACTCACAGCTGTACTTGCCTCTAAAATCTAGGGACTCCATACAATCTCTCCTGGTCTGTCTTGAAGACATTAGAATTTGGTTGGCTAACAACTTCCTCCAGCTAAATAGCGACAAGAcagaagtcatcatttttgGTCCTCCCAAGGCAAGATGCATTGTAGTGCAAAATTTAGGTCACCTCACCCCATTTATCAAACCCTGTGCCAGAAACCTGGGTGTCATCCTCGACATCCTCAGAACAATCTCCCACCTCAAATCTTTCCTATCTCACAATGACCTTGAAAAAGTTATTCATGCCTTTATTACATCACGGCTGGATTATTGCAAATCCCTCTACCTTGGCCTCCCCCAGGCCCCCAAGTTCGCAGCTGGTCCAAAATGCAGCTGCGCGTCTTCTAACTGGCACCAGGAGGCTTGAACATATCACCCCTATTCTGGCCTCCTTGCACTGGCTCCCAGTTGTTTTTAGGATTCAGTTTAAAGttgtattatttgtttttaaggcACTTAATGGGCAGGCCCCAACCTACATCACCGACCTTGTACAGCCCTACTCAGCCCAAAGGTCCCTGAGATCCTCAGACAAAGGACTTCTACATGTGCCCCGCTCACGGCTCAAACAGAGGGGTGATAGAGCCTTTGCAGTTGCCGCTCCACGTCTGTAGAAGCAGCTCCCCCTGGATATTAGATCCGCTTCCTCCATTTCTGCCTTCAAATCCAGGCTAAAAACCCATCTTTACTCCCTGGCCTTCCTTGTTCCCTAACCCTGTACTTCTGCTCATCctatgtctgtgttgtgtgcccTGATATTGAAGGTTTCCttatatttatgttttatgttctTATGACTATTGGCTCAATGTGTTTTTCTGTATTATCTGTCGTAGTCTTCATCTTTAGTTGTCcgctgtacagcactttggtcagtttatgctgtgtttaaatgtgctttataaattaaacttacttacttacttacaacacttctgaacacacttctgctgctcttacataacttgcaccactatgccacttgcatacttaggtcaaacagaactaccccatttattggcctgacttttgcactattatattgactgtctactgtatgcacaattgcacattttcaactcaaattttgctgctcttattttcttcattgtatgtgccttcttatttttactttttatattgtttacttgaatgttatgtttgtctgtggacctaattggtcaaatatgtcttgtctccaccgtgggatagtgagaaatgtaatttcgatctctttgtatgtcttgacatgtgaagaaattgacaataaagcagactttgactttgatctgAATCAACCTGATTTATCTAATGTTTCTGATACTGACAATCAACCTAACAGACTCCAAAGTTAATGTGTTATCATGAACCTTTACCTTCATCCATTTGAGTGTCCTACAATACGTGTCGATTATATTtcaagtacagtacagtacattgtCAATTATATTTCAAGGCACAACAGGGTATTGAACCTACAACtattcaggctactgcatgctagcccagctccttatagccactacactaccaccgccccaatgAATGAAGATTAAAATGGGTCTGTTGGTCTTGGCTAAGTTAGTGTACCATAGATATTCCCTAGGTTCACAGGGTCCTATTCCCAGATAGCATGACCAAGCTCCATATGCTAGCCAGTTCTATAGTCCAATTTCCCAGGGTTTTATGTCCTGTCTAGCATAGCATATTATTCAGGCAATAAAAAAGTTTCCCAACCCTGTATTCGCTTAACACAATATGGGTAACTGTGTTTGTATTGGCCAGCTCTgctatatagtgtgtgtgtgtgtgtatatatatatatatatatacacacacacatatatatattacatgATGGTTGGAGTGATGGCAAAAAACGGGGTGTCTAGAGTCTAGAGATTTCAATATCTTTCATCCTTATACATGTTTTCAAGCCAACGTAGGCCTAGTCTttagcttccaccattgtggtTGAACCTTTTGGTTACTTCTGCAAAAAAAGAGGGGGTTGGGCTGCAATAATAGCTCACTAGCACAACAGGCAtgtggcaagccgattgagcatttattctgatatcttgatatcaggcataattgttatgtacatttttgtcaactagttaactagtgagccatgtttgtgtgaactagttaactagtgagggccaaaatatgcacactagttaactagtgggagccaaaagggtcactagttaactagtgatcacattttagcttcactagttaaaatgcataccagtcagctagtcgaaggcttttgggtctcactagttaactagtgacagccaaaaatgtgcacatgtttactagtgaaggcaaaacacctcactagttaactagttgcagtaggtcaatgtcactagttaactagtgaaccataaatggcttactagctagctaggtgatggcagtaggctcactagttaactagttgatgcatcatttgtccaaactagttaactagtgaggtcataaatgtatactagtaaactagttcaagacaaaattcacactagtcaactagtggcacagaattcaaattaggaggcgaagaattctggaaattgaggctttctattggctccctatgtccaaatagaacatgcaaactagtgagacttcaattgttccactagttaactagtggacaaaaacggtcagcttgtttctctttttaggtgtaactagttaactagtgaacaaaatatacatgccactagtt from Alosa sapidissima isolate fAloSap1 chromosome 9, fAloSap1.pri, whole genome shotgun sequence includes these protein-coding regions:
- the LOC121718292 gene encoding B-cell receptor CD22-like isoform X1 — protein: MHKKMHRIRCIILLLYTLGLYAKTLPLTVTYSPQNTCALTGSSVLLTCRYIIPQNYYFKAGFWYKNSSCLQASEPRIEYDSSDSKCRVRINNLIPSDSGVYDYRITATDKSSTTLQGKNGVTLSVSDAPRKDCWGVFYSSTSFCVLRSSTVDITCTYGFPTDQTVITTLWYRVNKKRQDPIDLRLEEGYESRVEHLSTEEHNCTLRIRDVRESDSGQYRFRYLTNKTGGAFSGDVVTISVTDLQVSMTAGTVIEGSNVTLTCNTPSCNLKAKSTFIWYKNTQPTRHRSINNTLHLSPVNSEDTGSYSCAVRGHEQHQSPEAALDVRYAPRNTAVLVDNYGEIVLGESVNLTCRSDANPPVHTYTWYRKMGTQISLLGGGQSYVVANISYETSGLYYCVAQNSVGEQHSAAVSVPIAGQGLAKYAAIGILIVVALLLLLGLLWLSKQKSSAPPITASTTISQQQADSSVVYNNVLISDPSCSRNTKADNDVQYASIKFKGSDKAEVGPYADVHRPRTQTTQEDVQYASVNFSRPKDTFQTEEDPVIYSTVNKPLRTRI
- the LOC121718292 gene encoding B-cell receptor CD22-like isoform X3; translation: MHKKMHRIRCIILLLYTLGLYAKTLPLTVTYSPQNTCALTGSSVLLTCRYIIPQNYYFKAGFWYKNSSCLQASEPRIEYDSSDSKCRVRINNLIPSDSGVYDYRITATDKSSTTLQGKNGVTLSVSDAPRKDCWGVFYSSTSFCVLRSSTVDITCTYGFPTDQTVITTLWYRVNKKRQDPIDLRLEEGYESRVEHLSTEEHNCTLRIRDVRESDSGQYRFRYLTNKTGGAFSGDVVTISVTDLQVSMTAGTVIEGSNVTLTCNTPSCNLKAKSTFIWYKNTQPTRHRSINNTLHLSPVNSEDTGSYSCAVRGHEQHQSPEAALDVRYAPRNTAVLVDNYGEIVLGESVNLTCRSDANPPVHTYTWYRKMGTQISLLGGGQSYVVANISYETSGLYYCVAQNSVGEQHSAAVSVPIAGQGLAKYAAIGILIVVALLLLLGLLWLSKQKSSAPPITASTTISQQQADSSVVYNNVLISDPSCSRNTKADNDVQYASIKFKGSDKAEVGPYADVHRPRTQTTQEDVQYASVNFSRPKDTFQAEEDPVIYCTVNKHPRT
- the LOC121718292 gene encoding B-cell receptor CD22-like isoform X5; translated protein: MHKKMHRIRCIILLLYTLGLYAKTLPLTVTYSPQNTCALTGSSVLLTCRYIIPQNYYFKAGFWYKNSSCLQASEPRIEYDSSDSKCRVRINNLIPSDSGVYDYRITATDKSSTTLQGKNGVTLSVSDAPRKDCWGVFYSSTSFCVLRSSTVDITCTYGFPTDQTVITTLWYRVNKKRQDPIDLRLEEGYESRVEHLSTEEHNCTLRIRDVRESDSGQYRFRYLTNKTGGAFSGDVVTISVTDLQVSMTAGTVIEGSNVTLTCNTPSCNLKAKSTFIWYKNTQPTRHRSINNTLHLSPVNSEDTGSYSCAVRGHEQHQSPEAALDVRYAPRNTAVLVDNYGEIVLGESVNLTCRSDANPPVHTYTWYRKMGTQISLLGGGQSYVVANISYETSGLYYCVAQNSVGEQHSAAVSVPIAGQGLAKYAAIGILIVVALLLLLGLLWLSKQKSSAPPITASTTISQQQADSSVVYNNVLISDPSCSRNTKADNDVQYASIKFKGSDKAEVGPYADVHQLKRTL
- the LOC121718292 gene encoding B-cell receptor CD22-like isoform X2 is translated as MHKKMHRIRCIILLLYTLGLYAKTLPLTVTYSPQNTCALTGSSVLLTCRYIIPQNYYFKAGFWYKNSSCLQASEPRIEYDSSDSKCRVRINNLIPSDSGVYDYRITATDKSSTTLQGKNGVTLSVSDAPRKDCWGVFYSSTSFCVLRSSTVDITCTYGFPTDQTVITTLWYRVNKKRQDPIDLRLEEGYESRVEHLSTEEHNCTLRIRDVRESDSGQYRFRYLTNKTGGAFSGDVVTISVTDLQVSMTAGTVIEGSNVTLTCNTPSCNLKAKSTFIWYKNTQPTRHRSINNTLHLSPVNSEDTGSYSCAVRGHEQHQSPEAALDVRYAPRNTAVLVDNYGEIVLGESVNLTCRSDANPPVHTYTWYRKMGTQISLLGGGQSYVVANISYETSGLYYCVAQNSVGEQHSAAVSVPIAGQGLAKYAAIGILIVVALLLLLGLLWLSKQKSSAPPITASTTISQQADSSVVYNNVLISDPSCSRNTKADNDVQYASIKFKGSDKAEVGPYADVHRPRTQTTQEDVQYASVNFSRPKDTFQTEEDPVIYSTVNKPLRTRI